CAGGCGGTGGCATAGATTTCCTTTCGCAGGACGAGAGGGATTTCATTCCGCAGGACATCGCGCAAGAGGCCGCCGAAGGTGGCGCTGATGACGCCGAGCGCCAGGCAAGCCCACCAAGGCAGGCCGTGTGCTTGGGAGATGCGGATGCCGGTAACAGTGAAGAGGCCGAGGCCCAAGGCATCGACGACAGAGACCGCGCGTCTCATTTTCCTCCACCACTCCGAGCCAGCCAAAGCAATCACGGTGCCGCCCGCGGCGAGGCCGAAGGTCATGGGGTTCTTCAGGAACTGCGGCGGGACATCCCCGATCAAGACGCTGCGCAGGAGTCCGCCACCGGCACCGGTGACGAAGGCCATGACGAACATGCCGAACCAATCCATCTCCTTTTCCCGCGCTGCGATGGCGCCGGAAACGCAGAAGACGAGGGTGCCGACCGTTTCCCAGACGTAGTGGATCACGAGGCCATGCTAACAGGATGCCGGGAGAAACATCAACCCGTGGCGGAAGGATCTCCGAAGACGTAGCCACGCGCGAGGGTCTCGTAGTTGCGGGTCTGTTCGCGCGCCCACGCTTCGTCCCTGCCAAGTTCTTCGGCAAGGATATCCGCGACCTTGGCCGAGGCCCCGATGCTGGCGCGGGCATTCAGCAGGAGGCAGCGACTGCGGCGGGCGAGGACATCCTCGACCGTGCGGGCCATCTCCTTTCGCGCATGCCAGCGGACTTCGGCGACGGTGAGCGGAAGGGAGGGATGGACCTCGTCCGCATCTCCGATTTCCCGGATGGCTGGCGCATCAGAGCCATAGGGCCACAACGGATCCGTGGTCATTTCGGCTGCACCATGGATCGGGAGATGAGTGGTGCGGCAAGGAACGGGATCGAGGCCGGCTACTTCTTCTGCGCGATTGATGACGTCTTCCGCCATACGGCGATAGGTGGTCCACTTGCCGCCGGTGATGGTGATGAGCCCGCTTTTTCCGATGAGTATGGTGTGATCCCGGGAAAGGCTGGCAGTGTTCGTAGCATCGCCGCTTTTGACAAGAGGACGGAGCCCGGCGAAGACACTGAGCACATCGTCCGGCTTCGGGTCACGCGTGAGGTAGCGTGCGGCGTGGGTCATGAGGAAATCAATCTCCTCCGGGAGGGCGCGGGGTTCGAGGCTTTTCAAGGGGCGGGGCGTATCGGTGGTGCCCACGACGACGCAATCGTGCCACGGCACGGCGAAGAGGACCCGGCCATCCGCGGTCTTTGGGATCATGATGGCGGAGTCGCCGGGCAGGAAGCCCTTCGGCAGCACGAGATGGATGCCTTGGCTTACGGCGACCAGTTCCTCATCCAAGCGTTCGTCTTCCTGGCGGAGGTGATCGACGAAGATGCCGGTCGCATTGATCACGCAACTGGCGCGGAGGACAAAGCTGCGACCGCTTTCCACGTCCTGGACCTCGATGCCCGCGACGCGTCCCCGCTCCTTCACGAGATGAGAACAGCGGAGGTGGTTGGCGAGCTTCGCGCCGAGATCCGCCGCCGTCATCGCAAGATGGATCGCGAGGCGCGAGTCATCAAACTGGCCATCGTGATAGATCACGCCACCCGTAAGCCCTTCAGGCTCGATGGTGGGGATTTTTTCCAGCGTCTCTTCCTTGGAGAGGATATGACTGGCACCGAGGCCGAGCGTTCCAGCCAAGCCATCGTAAACCTTCATGCCGACGCCGTAGAAGGGGCCTTCCCACCATTTGTAGGTGGGGATGACAAAGGCGAGATTCCGAACCAGATGCGGGGCATTGCGCGCCATGCGTCCGCGCTCGTGCAGGGCCTCCATGACGAGGGAGACATTACCCTGCTTCAAATAGCGCACGCCTCCGTGCACAAGCTTTGTCGAGCGTGAGGATGTGCCTTTCGCGAAGTCGGCTTGCTCGACGAGTGCCACGCGGTGGCCTCGCGAAGCCGCATCACCCGCTGCACCGAGCCCGGTCGCCCCGCCACCCACGATGCAGATGTCGAAGGACTCGGATTGGAGTGCGGAAAGATGCTCGTCTCGATTCATGACTCCCATGCTTTGGCGCGTTCGACGGCGCGTCTCCATCCGGCTTCGAGTTGCTCCATTTCTTGTCGAGGTCGTGAAGGATGAAACTCGCGGTCGATCTCGTGGTGTCTTGCCAGTTCCTCTTTGCCCTCCCAGAAGCCGACTCCCAGCCCGGCGAGATAGGCTGCTCCGGCTGCGGTGCTTTCCACGTCCTTCGGGCGGATCACATTCACGCCTAACAGATCCGCCTGGAACTGCATGAGGAGATCGCTACGCACGGCACCGCCATCGACGCGGAGCTCCTTGAGAGGGATGCCGCTGTCTTTCACCATGCACTCGGCAAGCTCCGCGCTTTGAAAGGCGATCGACT
This portion of the Luteolibacter luteus genome encodes:
- a CDS encoding trimeric intracellular cation channel family protein, with protein sequence MIHYVWETVGTLVFCVSGAIAAREKEMDWFGMFVMAFVTGAGGGLLRSVLIGDVPPQFLKNPMTFGLAAGGTVIALAGSEWWRKMRRAVSVVDALGLGLFTVTGIRISQAHGLPWWACLALGVISATFGGLLRDVLRNEIPLVLRKEIYATACIIGGLALLGLDRLGLHEGVVLGITSTLVVVIRLLAIRYAIHQSTG
- a CDS encoding glycerol-3-phosphate dehydrogenase/oxidase, translating into MNRDEHLSALQSESFDICIVGGGATGLGAAGDAASRGHRVALVEQADFAKGTSSRSTKLVHGGVRYLKQGNVSLVMEALHERGRMARNAPHLVRNLAFVIPTYKWWEGPFYGVGMKVYDGLAGTLGLGASHILSKEETLEKIPTIEPEGLTGGVIYHDGQFDDSRLAIHLAMTAADLGAKLANHLRCSHLVKERGRVAGIEVQDVESGRSFVLRASCVINATGIFVDHLRQEDERLDEELVAVSQGIHLVLPKGFLPGDSAIMIPKTADGRVLFAVPWHDCVVVGTTDTPRPLKSLEPRALPEEIDFLMTHAARYLTRDPKPDDVLSVFAGLRPLVKSGDATNTASLSRDHTILIGKSGLITITGGKWTTYRRMAEDVINRAEEVAGLDPVPCRTTHLPIHGAAEMTTDPLWPYGSDAPAIREIGDADEVHPSLPLTVAEVRWHARKEMARTVEDVLARRSRCLLLNARASIGASAKVADILAEELGRDEAWAREQTRNYETLARGYVFGDPSATG